GTATCATTTCGAAATAATATTTCTCATTTTGAGAAAAGAAGAAAGCTCCCGCTTTTTTTATTCCCGTGAATTTTAATGATTTGCATTTTTTTCTGTTAATGGAATAGTATTGGTTGCTGTAGGTTCGAACAAAACACGGTAATCATGAAAAAGAACTTCAGATCAATTTCAACTATTCTGTTCACTGCAGGACTTTTATTTTCTTCATGTCATAATGCAGGGAAAAAAACCGCCGCGAACCGAATGTCCGATTCGCTGATCGTACAAACGCAGCGAAAGGATTCCGCTATTGATGCCTACATTCAAACGCTCAATGAGATCGATTTAAACCTGGACCAGATCCGTGATAAAAGAGGGTTGATCGTTATGGGGCCAAAAAGCAATGTAGCCGAAAATGTTTCGAAGAAAGAACAGATCCTTCGCAATCTTTCCATGATCGACATGATGCTCGCATCGAATAAAGAGAAGATCACAAAACTTGAAACGGATCTCTCCAAGTCGAATTCAGGCGATAAAAAACTTGCGGCGCTCGTAAAAAGTTACCGCGCACGCATTGCAGAATCAGACAGCGAAACCGCAGACTTGAAAAAACAACTTGCTTCATTGTCATTCACGAACGAGGAACTCAAGACCAACGTGAAAAATATGCAGACTGACAATGATAAACTGCAGGGCGAGAACAGTGGCTTGCATGAAAATGTTTCCACGATGGACAGGGAACTTCATACGGCGTATTACGCAGTGGGCACTTATAAAAACCTGAAGAGTGAGAAGATCATTCCGAAAAATGATGTGCTCGGAATTGAAACTACGCCAATACCTGGTCCCGGTTTCAACGCGTCATCATTTGCCGAGATCAATACCAAAACCACAACCGACATCATGGTGAACAGTAAGAAAGTGAAGATCATGACCGATCACCCGGCAGAATCCTATTCTATTGTGAAAGATCCTGACGGTACGCTCACGATCCACATCATCGATCCGGATTTGTTCTGGAGCATTTCGAAATATCTTGTTGTTGAAACAAGAGTGTAATGAAACGAAACAGCAACTCAAGGCCGGCAATGCACCGGGATGGGAATGGCAATTTGAAATGAATGCCGAAGAAAATGGGAAGGTGTTAGTTCCTTTCCGGAATATTCAACCGGCGTGAGTTGCGTTTCAAAAATAATTCTTCGACAAAAAAAAATCGTTATGAAAAAATATCTTGTCATACTGTTTATGATCCTGTTGCCGATTGCCGGCTGCAGGAAAATAGAAATATTCAGGGACGACCGCGTTTCTCCACACGATTTTCTCTCCGATAAAAAATACAGATCGCTCGTCGTCGAGATTGATTATGTTTCGGGTTTCGAGCCGTCGGGCGATGCAGCAGATAAGCTGCAACAATTTCTCGAACAGCGTTTGAATAAACCGGCAGGAATATCTTTTGTTTATCATTCCATTGCTTCGCCAGGTAAAACGTCTTACACGATCGATGATATCAAAAAAACAGAAAAAGATCATCGCATGGAAAATGTGCACGGCGAAACAGTAACTGCATATTTTCTTTTCATCGATGGAAATTATGCCGACGATGGACAGAATTCAAAAGC
This DNA window, taken from Bacteroidota bacterium, encodes the following:
- a CDS encoding peptidase; translated protein: MKKYLVILFMILLPIAGCRKIEIFRDDRVSPHDFLSDKKYRSLVVEIDYVSGFEPSGDAADKLQQFLEQRLNKPAGISFVYHSIASPGKTSYTIDDIKKTEKDHRMENVHGETVTAYFLFIDGNYADDGQNSKALGLTYGNSSVVIFEKTLHDFSGHFGQPEEYVLEATVMDHEFGHLLGLVNDGTKMVVNHQDVSNGYHCDNSACLMYYAVETSDVLANMVGSNIPALDDNCIKDLQANGGK